One region of Chlorobiota bacterium genomic DNA includes:
- a CDS encoding DUF4397 domain-containing protein, protein MINRYTHALLRIFLVMGIILIATASAHAQKFDFRAVHLLEGGGAVDVHFNDLATPTIQGLESEHMSAVIPGLPVGAGSVNVKVVAAGAGVATPIIASDIAVASSTDYLGIAYGASNASSTPKFTVLSRLKNNIPAAGKALLRVLHASQLADSFDIYLGTVATGQAMFTNIRPDSATVFKSVDAVAATLIITRNGSTQPLAQFIAPLANLSYTTLVITGNAANNLKVYEINGALGGTTAVKIPLLQGASTPPAFIRAVNAWPQSNVPKVDVYFDGNIRTTKLPYRSAAERYGPLTAQEATLSFVAAGENPGNPLLTTKVPLHPDTGYAVVLTQFDNGGRTHLLMRRWLSMKISNPNVAKIRVANVTDFYGPLTIVLKPSGADTVMYDSVAFLDYTQYRDVPSGMVNLQVFRRGQETPIYTGDLQMYGSSIVTFLALGDNLRFNVDILNDSIPTLQSPMRSFDPAAGVEDQLREGAKRLRLSVVPNPASATAQAIFSLPASGNVTLTIYDAMGQVVGTVADGRMEEGNQAIVLPLQDLPAGVYSCVVRTDAGIMAAKRVVVAR, encoded by the coding sequence ATGATTAACCGCTACACACACGCCTTGCTCCGCATATTCTTGGTGATGGGAATTATCCTTATCGCCACGGCTTCGGCCCATGCCCAAAAATTTGACTTCCGCGCCGTTCATCTTCTTGAGGGTGGGGGGGCCGTTGATGTCCATTTCAACGACCTTGCCACCCCAACAATCCAGGGGCTGGAATCGGAACATATGTCGGCCGTGATCCCCGGGCTTCCGGTGGGTGCGGGAAGCGTGAACGTCAAGGTTGTGGCCGCCGGGGCCGGAGTCGCTACTCCGATTATCGCCTCCGACATAGCGGTTGCTTCCAGCACCGATTATCTGGGAATCGCCTACGGAGCCAGCAACGCCAGCAGCACGCCAAAGTTCACGGTGCTTAGCCGGCTGAAGAACAATATCCCGGCCGCCGGAAAAGCGTTGTTGCGGGTGCTTCATGCCTCGCAGCTGGCTGACTCGTTCGACATCTATTTGGGAACGGTGGCAACTGGCCAGGCGATGTTCACGAATATCCGCCCCGATAGCGCAACGGTGTTCAAGTCGGTGGATGCTGTTGCCGCAACGCTGATTATCACGCGGAACGGCTCGACGCAACCGCTTGCGCAGTTTATCGCCCCGCTGGCGAACCTTTCCTACACCACGTTGGTGATAACCGGAAACGCCGCCAACAACCTGAAGGTCTATGAGATCAACGGAGCGTTGGGGGGAACCACTGCCGTGAAAATTCCGCTGCTGCAAGGCGCGTCCACTCCGCCAGCATTTATCCGTGCGGTGAACGCTTGGCCGCAATCCAATGTGCCGAAAGTGGATGTCTATTTCGATGGGAACATCCGCACCACCAAGCTCCCGTACCGCAGCGCCGCCGAACGCTACGGCCCGCTAACTGCCCAGGAAGCCACGCTCAGTTTTGTTGCCGCTGGCGAAAACCCCGGGAATCCGCTGCTGACCACAAAGGTTCCGCTCCATCCCGACACCGGCTACGCCGTGGTGCTGACGCAGTTCGACAACGGAGGCCGCACCCACCTGCTGATGCGGCGGTGGCTTTCGATGAAAATTTCCAATCCAAACGTGGCAAAGATTCGTGTGGCGAACGTTACCGACTTCTACGGCCCGCTGACGATTGTGCTGAAGCCCTCCGGAGCCGACACGGTGATGTACGACAGCGTTGCCTTCCTGGACTACACGCAGTACCGCGACGTGCCGTCGGGGATGGTGAACTTGCAGGTGTTCCGCCGGGGTCAGGAAACGCCGATCTACACCGGCGACTTGCAGATGTACGGCTCCAGCATCGTCACCTTCCTTGCCCTGGGGGATAACCTCCGCTTCAATGTTGACATCTTGAACGATTCGATCCCAACCCTGCAATCGCCAATGCGCTCGTTCGACCCCGCCGCTGGGGTGGAGGACCAGCTTCGCGAGGGAGCCAAGCGGCTGCGGCTTTCGGTGGTTCCGAACCCGGCTTCCGCCACCGCGCAAGCGATCTTCAGTTTGCCAGCGTCCGGCAACGTCACCCTAACGATCTATGATGCAATGGGGCAAGTTGTTGGAACGGTTGCCGATGGAAGAATGGAGGAAGGAAATCAGGCGATAGTGCTTCCGCTGCAGGACCTTCCGGCGGGCGTGTACAGCTGCGTGGTCCGAACCGACGCGGGGATCATGGCCGCCAAGCGAGTGGTGGTGGCAAGGTAG
- the lysS gene encoding lysine--tRNA ligase, whose protein sequence is MNTFENDQVARRYEELHELETQGVVAYPYSFPKTYDAAAARALFRDDAPEPLQAAIAGRVVAIRRMGKASFFHLQDDSGRIQIYLKKDDLPNYDHLKLFDIGDIIGVQGFMFRTRTGEISLHAQTVQMLTKCLVPLPVPKEETDEHGNRIVHDQFADKELRYRQRYLDLAVNPQVRDTFRKRAQIITTIRRYLDQRGYLEVETPVLHTMYGGAAARPFGTHLNALNIPLYLRISLELNLKRLIVGGFEGVYELGKNFRNEGIDKTHNPEFTMLELYVAYKDYLWMMEMVEEMLNEVVLAVNGSLRVRTAAGELNFTRPFRRATMHELIYEYTGHRIDGMDADTLRTVARELHIGVDGTMGAGKIIDEIFSQRVQPNLIQPTFVMDYPTEMVPLAKRHRSKPGLVESWELIVNGQELAPCFSELNDPRDQRERFAEQAKLRAAGDDEAMLIDNDFLYALEVGMPPAAGLGVGIDRLTMLLTGEESIRDVIFFPMMRPEERRAATTAADSPTSANTAPSETAATNSERGEWEGGDRVE, encoded by the coding sequence ATGAACACCTTCGAGAACGATCAGGTAGCACGCCGGTACGAAGAACTTCACGAGCTGGAAACCCAAGGGGTGGTTGCCTACCCGTACTCCTTCCCCAAAACCTACGATGCCGCCGCCGCGCGCGCGCTGTTCCGCGACGATGCGCCGGAACCACTGCAAGCAGCCATTGCCGGGCGGGTGGTGGCAATCCGCCGCATGGGGAAAGCCAGCTTCTTCCACCTGCAAGACGACAGCGGGCGGATCCAGATCTATCTAAAAAAAGATGACCTGCCGAACTACGACCACCTGAAGCTCTTCGACATTGGCGACATCATCGGTGTGCAGGGATTCATGTTCCGCACCCGCACCGGGGAGATAAGCCTGCACGCGCAAACGGTCCAGATGCTGACCAAATGCTTGGTCCCGCTGCCAGTGCCAAAGGAGGAAACCGACGAGCATGGGAACCGGATTGTCCATGACCAATTTGCCGACAAGGAGCTTCGCTACCGCCAGCGGTATCTGGACCTTGCCGTAAACCCGCAAGTGCGCGACACCTTCCGCAAGCGGGCGCAGATCATCACCACCATCCGCCGCTACTTGGACCAGCGTGGATATTTGGAGGTGGAGACCCCGGTGCTTCACACCATGTACGGCGGCGCGGCGGCGCGCCCGTTCGGCACCCATCTGAACGCATTGAATATCCCCCTGTACCTCCGTATCTCCCTTGAGCTAAACCTGAAACGCCTGATTGTTGGCGGCTTCGAAGGGGTGTATGAGCTTGGCAAGAACTTCCGCAACGAGGGGATTGACAAAACCCACAACCCGGAATTCACCATGCTGGAGTTGTACGTGGCCTACAAGGATTACCTCTGGATGATGGAGATGGTGGAGGAGATGTTGAACGAGGTGGTGCTGGCCGTCAACGGGTCGCTGCGGGTGCGGACCGCTGCGGGCGAACTGAACTTCACCCGCCCGTTCCGCCGCGCCACCATGCACGAGCTGATCTACGAATACACCGGCCACCGGATTGACGGAATGGATGCCGACACGCTCCGCACCGTTGCCCGCGAACTCCATATCGGCGTGGATGGGACAATGGGGGCGGGGAAAATCATTGATGAAATCTTCAGCCAGCGGGTGCAGCCAAACCTGATCCAGCCGACGTTCGTGATGGATTACCCAACCGAGATGGTCCCCCTTGCCAAACGCCACCGAAGCAAACCCGGGCTGGTGGAAAGCTGGGAACTGATTGTCAACGGCCAGGAGCTTGCCCCCTGCTTCAGCGAGCTGAACGACCCCCGCGACCAACGCGAACGCTTTGCCGAACAAGCCAAGCTGCGCGCCGCCGGCGACGACGAAGCAATGCTGATTGACAACGATTTCCTGTACGCCCTTGAAGTCGGAATGCCCCCCGCCGCAGGCCTTGGCGTGGGCATTGACCGGCTGACGATGCTTCTGACCGGCGAGGAATCTATCCGCGACGTGATCTTCTTCCCGATGATGCGCCCCGAGGAACGCCGGGCCGCCACCACCGCCGCCGATAGCCCAACAAGTGCCAACACCGCCCCCAGCGAAACCGCCGCCACCAACAGCGAACGGGGCGAGTGGGAAGGTGGGGACCGGGTGGAATAA
- the mscL gene encoding large conductance mechanosensitive channel protein MscL → MLKEFKEFAMRGNVVDLAVGVIIGAAFGAIVNSVVNDLLNPLLGLILGKVDFANLFLLLREGEKAAGPYKTLADAQAAGAVTMNYGMFISVVIKFILTTFSIFLMVKWMNKMRKPAPEAPPAGPSAEESLLTEIRDLLKSRN, encoded by the coding sequence ATGCTAAAGGAGTTCAAAGAATTTGCCATGCGCGGAAACGTCGTGGACCTTGCGGTCGGCGTGATTATCGGCGCGGCGTTTGGGGCAATCGTCAACTCAGTGGTCAACGACCTTCTGAACCCTTTGTTGGGGCTTATTCTTGGCAAGGTGGATTTCGCCAATCTTTTCCTTCTTCTCCGCGAAGGGGAGAAGGCCGCCGGTCCCTACAAAACCCTTGCCGATGCACAAGCCGCCGGCGCAGTGACGATGAATTATGGGATGTTCATCTCCGTAGTGATCAAGTTCATTCTCACCACGTTCTCCATTTTCCTGATGGTGAAATGGATGAACAAAATGCGCAAGCCCGCACCGGAAGCACCGCCCGCAGGTCCAAGCGCCGAAGAATCCTTGCTGACGGAAATTCGCGACTTGCTGAAGTCACGGAACTAA